The following coding sequences are from one Salvia hispanica cultivar TCC Black 2014 chromosome 3, UniMelb_Shisp_WGS_1.0, whole genome shotgun sequence window:
- the LOC125212759 gene encoding uncharacterized protein LOC125212759 isoform X1: MRGKSSLSKSKNGGVETENEPHLSGAYIRSLVKQLSSSSSKTKDSSSSSLEGDGNSSNESLFGSSCDGFSDQKKEKSPPPPQPHKKQVRRRLHTSRPYQERLLNMAEARREIVTALKYHRAAMKKATERQQQQQMEITSQTQVFEPSSHHFSLEQEDKLKFRRNPRFYASNSSIPDKFPRSYPDNFSQSPGFSSPYSWSISPIAPPPLPPVQENFNFTLPSQTLGLNLNLQDFNNLDSTFLSSTNHSSIYSSSSPSTSSSPLSATTEEIPCMGPPASVAEFGDSGLHAVMDDKEIAEIKSIGDQYQMEWDDTLNLVNSAWWLKFLKAMEITPENQSVQDFPFDEVMEFPAWLNANDGCLQDVNSDNYFEDPALPCMDIGEIEGMDGDWLA, from the exons ATGAGGGGTAAGTCTTCTTTGTCAAAGTCTAAAAATGGTGGAGTTGAAACCGAGAATGAGCCTCATTTGTCGGGTGCTTACATTCGAAGCCTTGTTAAACAGTTatcctcttcctcttcaaaAACCAAAGATTCATCCAGTTCCAGCTTAGAGGGAGATGGGAATTCGAGCAATGAAAGCTTGTTTGGAAGTAGCTGTGATGGATTTTCTGatcagaaaaaagaaaaatcccCTCCGCCGCCTCAACCACACAAAAAGCAAGTAAGGAGACGGCTGCATACCAGCAGACCCTACCAAGAGAGGCTGCTGAATATGGCTGAAGCGCGGCGAGAAATCGTCACTGCCCTTAAGTATCATAGAGCAGCTATGAAAAAAGCCACTGAAagacagcagcagcagcaaatGGAGATAACCTCCCAAACTCAGGTGTTTGAGCCTTCATctcatcatttttctttagaaCAAGAAGACAAATTGAAATTCAGGAGAAATCCAAGATTTTATGCTTCAAATTCCTCAATTCCTGATAAATTCCCAAGAAGTTATCCTGATAATTTCTCCCAATCACCGGGATTTTCATCTCCGTATTCTTGGTCCATTTCTCCGATTGCAccaccaccactaccacctGTCCAAGAAAATTTCAACTTCACACTGCCTAGCCAAACACTTGGCCTCAATCTAAAtcttcaagattttaacaacTTGGATTCCACTTTCCTCAGTAGTACAAATCATTCATCAATTTACTCATCCTCATCCCCATCAACCTCTTCCTCCCCTCTTTCAGCCACCACCGAGGAAATTCCATGCATGGGACCACCAGCTTCGGTGGCTGAGTTTGGAGATTCCGGTTTGCATGCTGTGATGGATGATAAGGAGATTGCTGAGATCAAGTCAATTGGAGACCAATACCAGATGGAGTGGGATGATACTTTGAACTTGGTGAATTCGGCTTGGTGGCTCAAATTCTTGAAGGCAATGGAAATCACACCTGAGAATCAGAGTGTTCAGGATTTCCCATTTGATGAAGTCATGGAGTTCCCAGCCTGGCTCAATGCGAACGACGGCTGCTTGCAGGATGTGAACTCTGATAATTACTTTGAAGATCCTGCTTTGCCGTG CATGGATATCGGAGAAATCGAAGGGATGGATGGTGACTGGTTAGCCTGA
- the LOC125212758 gene encoding 3-ketoacyl-CoA synthase 10-like has translation MAREHDMLSTEIVNRGIEPTGPDAGSMTFSVRVRRRLPEFVNSVNLKYVRLGYHYLMNHGVYLATVPVLLLVFGAEVGSLRREEVWRRIWDSTAGYDLATVVAFVALFVFTLSVYFLSRPRSIYLVDFACYKPSHDYKVTKDEFISLARKSGKFDEASLEFQKRILDSSGLGDETYVPKSIGSGENTATMKEGRTEASAVIFGALDELFEKTRLRPKDVGVLVLNCSLFNPTPSLSAMIINHYKMRGNILSFNLGGMGCSAGLIALDLARDMLQANPNNYAVVVSTEMVGFNWYPGKDRSMLIPNCYFRMGCSAVLLSNRRRDGRRAKYSLEHIVRTHKGADDRSFRSVHQEEDSEKHKGLKISKDLVEVGGDAIKTNITTLGPLVLPFSEQLLFLSTLVWKTVMGGPQPPKPYIPDYKLAFEHFCMHAASKTVLDELQRNLKLSDENLEASRATLHRFGNTSSSSIWYELAYLEAKERVKRGDRVWQLSFGSGFKCNSIVWKSLRRSRRPETGPWVDCIHRYPVQGNGVF, from the exons ATGGCTCGAGAGCACGACATGCTATCAACGGAGATAGTGAACCGAGGCATCGAGCCAACGGGGCCGGATGCCGGGTCGATGACGTTCTCGGTGAGGGTGAGGCGGAGGCTGCCGGAGTTTGTGAATTCGGTCAACCTCAAATACGTGAGGTTGGGTTACCACTACTTGATGAATCACGGGGTGTATTTGGCGACGGTGCCGGTGCTGCTGCTGGTGTTCGGGGCGGAGGTCGGGAGCCTGAGGAGGGAGGAGGTGTGGCGGAGGATATGGGACAGCACCGCGGGCTACGACCTCGCCACCGTCGTCGCGTTCGTGGCTCTCTTTGTGTTCACGCTCTCGGTTTACTTCCTCTCGCGGCCGCGTTCCATTTATCTTGTTGATTTTGCTTGCTACAAACCTAGCCACGATTATAAG GTAACAAAAGATGAATTCATCTCACTCGCTCGAAAATCCGGCAAATTCGACGAGGCCAGTCTCGAATTCCAGAAGCGGATCCTCGACTCCTCCGGCCTCGGCGACGAGACATACGTCCCGAAATCCATCGGGTCGGGGGAGAACACGGCCACGATGAAGGAGGGGCGCACGGAGGCCTCGGCCGTGATCTTCGGCGCCCTGGACGAGCTCTTCGAGAAGACGCGCCTACGCCCCAAGGACGTGGGCGTGCTCGTGCTCAACTGCAGCCTCTTCAACCCGACCCCGTCCCTCTCGGCCATGATCATCAACCACTACAAGATGCGGGGCAACATCCTCAGCTTCAACCTCGGCGGCATGGGCTGCAGCGCCGGCCTCATCGCCCTCGACCTCGCCCGCGACATGCTCCAGGCCAACCCCAACAACTACGCCGTCGTCGTCAGCACCGAGATGGTCGGGTTTAACTGGTACCCCGGGAAGGACCGCTCCATGCTCATCCCCAACTGCTACTTCCGTATGGGCTGCTCCGCTGTCCTCCTCTCCAACCGCCGCCGCGATGGCCGCAGGGCCAAGTACAGCCTAGAGCACATCGTCCGCACCCACAAGGGTGCAGACGACCGCAGCTTCAG GAGCGTGCACCAAGAAGAGGACAGCGAGAAGCACAAGGGGCTTAAAATCAGCAAAGACCTAGTGGAGGTCGGAGGCGACGCGATCAAGACGAACATCACGACGCTGGGGCCTTTAGTCCTCCCGTTCTCCGAGCAGCTCCTCTTCCTCTCGACGCTTGTCTGGAAGACGGTCATGGGCGGCCCGCAGCCGCCCAAGCCTTACATCCCCGACTACAAGCTTGCGTTCGAGCACTTCTGCATGCACGCGGCCAGCAAGACCGTGCTGGACGAGCTGCAGAGGAACCTCAAGCTCAGCGACGAGAATCTCGAGGCATCCCGCGCCACTCTGCACAGGTTCGGCAACACCTCCAGCAGCTCCATTTGGTACGAGCTGGCCTACCTCGAGGCCAAGGAGCGGGTCAAGAGAGGGGATCGTGTCTGGCAGCTGTCGTTTGGCTCGGGTTTCAAGTGCAACAGCATCGTCTGGAAGTCGCTGAGGAGGAGCCGGAGGCCCGAGACTGGCCCCTGGGTCGACTGCATCCACAGGTATCCTGTGCAGGGGAATGGGGTTTTTTAG
- the LOC125212759 gene encoding uncharacterized protein LOC125212759 isoform X2 translates to MKLSSSSSKTKDSSSSSLEGDGNSSNESLFGSSCDGFSDQKKEKSPPPPQPHKKQVRRRLHTSRPYQERLLNMAEARREIVTALKYHRAAMKKATERQQQQQMEITSQTQVFEPSSHHFSLEQEDKLKFRRNPRFYASNSSIPDKFPRSYPDNFSQSPGFSSPYSWSISPIAPPPLPPVQENFNFTLPSQTLGLNLNLQDFNNLDSTFLSSTNHSSIYSSSSPSTSSSPLSATTEEIPCMGPPASVAEFGDSGLHAVMDDKEIAEIKSIGDQYQMEWDDTLNLVNSAWWLKFLKAMEITPENQSVQDFPFDEVMEFPAWLNANDGCLQDVNSDNYFEDPALPCMDIGEIEGMDGDWLA, encoded by the exons ATGAAG TTatcctcttcctcttcaaaAACCAAAGATTCATCCAGTTCCAGCTTAGAGGGAGATGGGAATTCGAGCAATGAAAGCTTGTTTGGAAGTAGCTGTGATGGATTTTCTGatcagaaaaaagaaaaatcccCTCCGCCGCCTCAACCACACAAAAAGCAAGTAAGGAGACGGCTGCATACCAGCAGACCCTACCAAGAGAGGCTGCTGAATATGGCTGAAGCGCGGCGAGAAATCGTCACTGCCCTTAAGTATCATAGAGCAGCTATGAAAAAAGCCACTGAAagacagcagcagcagcaaatGGAGATAACCTCCCAAACTCAGGTGTTTGAGCCTTCATctcatcatttttctttagaaCAAGAAGACAAATTGAAATTCAGGAGAAATCCAAGATTTTATGCTTCAAATTCCTCAATTCCTGATAAATTCCCAAGAAGTTATCCTGATAATTTCTCCCAATCACCGGGATTTTCATCTCCGTATTCTTGGTCCATTTCTCCGATTGCAccaccaccactaccacctGTCCAAGAAAATTTCAACTTCACACTGCCTAGCCAAACACTTGGCCTCAATCTAAAtcttcaagattttaacaacTTGGATTCCACTTTCCTCAGTAGTACAAATCATTCATCAATTTACTCATCCTCATCCCCATCAACCTCTTCCTCCCCTCTTTCAGCCACCACCGAGGAAATTCCATGCATGGGACCACCAGCTTCGGTGGCTGAGTTTGGAGATTCCGGTTTGCATGCTGTGATGGATGATAAGGAGATTGCTGAGATCAAGTCAATTGGAGACCAATACCAGATGGAGTGGGATGATACTTTGAACTTGGTGAATTCGGCTTGGTGGCTCAAATTCTTGAAGGCAATGGAAATCACACCTGAGAATCAGAGTGTTCAGGATTTCCCATTTGATGAAGTCATGGAGTTCCCAGCCTGGCTCAATGCGAACGACGGCTGCTTGCAGGATGTGAACTCTGATAATTACTTTGAAGATCCTGCTTTGCCGTG CATGGATATCGGAGAAATCGAAGGGATGGATGGTGACTGGTTAGCCTGA